The following coding sequences are from one Haemophilus haemolyticus window:
- a CDS encoding D-alanyl-D-alanine carboxypeptidase family protein — MLKRTTKIAFLSSFVALSAFSVSAEDMQFGVTPPQITAQTYVLMDYNSGAILAALNPDERQYPASLTKMMTSYVVGSALKQGKIHNTDMVTIGESAWGRNFPDSSKMFLDLNTQVSVADLNRGVIVVSGNDATVALAEHISGNVPNFVETMNKYVQQFGLKNTNFTTPHGLDDPNQYSSARDMALIGAHIIRDLPEEYKIYSEKDFTFNKIKQPNRNGLLWDKTINVDGMKTGHTSQAGYNLVASATTPNNMRLISVVMGVPTYKGREVESKKLLQWGFANFETFKTLEAGKEISEQPVYYGNKGSVKLGTLQDSFITVPKGKQNELKARYELESKNLQAPLAKGQVVGKVIYQLEGKDIAAVNLQVMDEVGEAGIFGKAWDWLVLTVKGLFA; from the coding sequence ATGTTGAAAAGAACAACAAAAATCGCATTTTTATCAAGTTTTGTGGCACTTAGTGCTTTTTCGGTATCTGCAGAGGATATGCAGTTTGGCGTAACTCCACCACAAATTACTGCTCAAACTTATGTATTGATGGATTACAATTCAGGCGCAATTTTGGCCGCACTTAATCCTGACGAGCGTCAATATCCTGCATCTTTAACTAAAATGATGACAAGTTATGTGGTAGGGAGCGCTTTAAAACAGGGTAAAATTCATAACACCGATATGGTAACCATTGGTGAGAGTGCGTGGGGGCGTAATTTCCCTGATTCATCAAAAATGTTTTTAGATTTAAATACACAAGTATCTGTAGCAGACTTGAATCGTGGTGTGATTGTTGTATCTGGTAATGATGCAACAGTGGCATTGGCTGAACATATCTCCGGCAATGTACCGAACTTTGTAGAAACAATGAACAAATATGTTCAACAATTTGGTTTGAAAAATACAAATTTCACCACGCCGCATGGTTTAGATGATCCTAATCAATATTCTTCTGCTCGTGATATGGCGCTTATTGGTGCACATATTATTCGTGATTTACCTGAAGAATATAAAATTTACTCCGAAAAAGATTTTACATTTAACAAAATCAAACAACCTAACCGTAATGGACTATTATGGGATAAAACCATTAATGTGGATGGAATGAAAACAGGCCATACTAGCCAAGCAGGATATAACCTGGTTGCTTCAGCGACTACACCAAACAATATGCGTTTAATTTCTGTAGTAATGGGCGTTCCAACTTACAAAGGTCGTGAAGTAGAAAGTAAAAAACTTTTACAATGGGGTTTTGCTAATTTCGAAACATTTAAAACTTTAGAGGCTGGCAAAGAAATTTCAGAGCAACCTGTTTATTACGGTAATAAAGGTAGTGTGAAATTAGGTACGTTACAAGATAGCTTTATCACAGTTCCGAAAGGCAAACAAAATGAGCTGAAAGCTCGCTATGAGTTAGAAAGTAAAAACTTACAAGCACCTTTAGCAAAAGGCCAAGTCGTAGGTAAAGTTATTTATCAATTAGAAGGTAAAGATATTGCAGCGGTAAACTTACAAGTGATGGATGAAGTGGGCGAAGCGGGTATTTTTGGAAAAGCTTGGGATTGGCTCGTGCTCACTGTAAAAGGCTTATTTGCATAA
- a CDS encoding septal ring lytic transglycosylase RlpA family protein, which yields MKLKTLLNLTALALFAIITSFSAHADTHKMYGIQGDKLSIITKVPSPSTYSVKGQTYTTKTEDDAKSYTKEGMASYYHLKFNGRRTASGDVYNSTQFTAAHKTLPINSYALVTNLHNNRKVIVRINDRGPFSDKRLIDLSHAAAKEIGLISRGMGNVRIEALHVAKNGRLSGAATRTLAKHAKTQEAADRLVKSNESSNKSFKMVNEKKGNEVYRLKMLEVTSRSQADKLITQLALDNIQAEVNRSGNKYEIHIGPFDNETQMSQVRTKLQKMAVNKPLIVYTYKN from the coding sequence ATGAAATTAAAAACATTATTAAATCTGACCGCACTTGCTTTGTTTGCTATAATTACTAGCTTTTCAGCCCATGCGGACACTCACAAAATGTATGGTATCCAAGGGGATAAACTTTCGATTATAACTAAAGTACCTTCTCCTAGTACTTATTCTGTGAAAGGGCAAACTTATACGACAAAAACTGAAGATGATGCTAAATCCTATACGAAAGAAGGGATGGCAAGTTACTATCATCTCAAATTTAATGGGCGTAGAACTGCAAGTGGTGATGTTTATAATTCAACGCAATTTACTGCAGCACATAAAACATTGCCAATAAATTCTTATGCTTTGGTGACTAATTTACATAACAATCGTAAAGTTATCGTACGTATTAATGATCGTGGGCCTTTTAGTGATAAACGTTTAATTGACCTTTCCCATGCTGCAGCGAAAGAAATAGGATTAATTTCTCGCGGTATGGGGAATGTTAGAATTGAGGCGTTGCATGTTGCTAAAAATGGGCGTTTATCGGGCGCAGCGACAAGAACGCTGGCTAAGCATGCAAAAACTCAAGAAGCAGCTGATCGTTTAGTAAAATCTAATGAATCTTCTAATAAGTCCTTTAAGATGGTAAATGAAAAAAAAGGAAATGAAGTTTATCGTTTGAAAATGCTTGAGGTTACTTCTCGTAGTCAAGCTGATAAGTTAATTACGCAACTCGCATTAGATAATATTCAAGCTGAAGTAAATCGCTCAGGCAATAAATACGAAATTCACATTGGGCCTTTTGATAACGAAACACAAATGTCACAAGTGAGAACCAAATTACAAAAAATGGCAGTAAACAAGCCACTAATTGTTTACACATATAAAAATTAA
- the rodA gene encoding rod shape-determining protein RodA, translating to MEDKIPFWLRAWQRLHIDFWLFIGLVAITAYGMLVLYSATGASETMFNNRIIQVFLGFTVMLVMAQFPPKFYQRIAPYLYLIGFIMLILVDAIGTTSKGAQRWLDLGFIRFQPSEIIKLAVPLMVAVYLGNRPLPPKLSETFIAIAMIMIPTLLVAIQPDLGTSILVSASGLFVVFLAGMSWWLILAAVIGLAGFIPIMWLYLMHDYQRTRVLTLLDPEKDPLGAGYHILQSKIAIGSGGLWGKGWMQGTQSQLEFLPEPHTDFIFAVMSEEHGMVGFLILISIYMFIIIRGLIIAVNDQTSFGRILAGATTLIFFVYVFVNIGMVSGILPVVGVPLPLFSYGGTSYVAIMAAFGLVMSVHTHQVKFIKGN from the coding sequence ATGGAAGATAAAATCCCTTTCTGGTTGCGCGCATGGCAACGTTTGCATATTGATTTTTGGCTTTTTATTGGCTTAGTTGCAATAACAGCCTATGGCATGCTTGTGCTTTATAGTGCCACTGGTGCGAGTGAAACCATGTTTAATAACCGGATTATTCAGGTTTTTCTTGGATTTACTGTTATGCTCGTCATGGCACAATTTCCACCTAAATTTTATCAACGTATTGCGCCTTATCTTTACTTAATAGGCTTTATCATGTTGATTTTAGTGGATGCTATTGGAACAACGAGTAAAGGTGCACAGCGTTGGCTTGATCTCGGATTTATTCGTTTTCAGCCATCTGAAATTATAAAGCTTGCGGTACCATTAATGGTCGCTGTGTATTTAGGTAATCGACCACTTCCACCTAAATTAAGTGAAACATTTATTGCGATTGCAATGATTATGATTCCGACTTTACTTGTAGCTATACAACCTGATTTAGGCACATCAATTTTGGTAAGTGCGTCAGGTTTATTTGTAGTATTTTTAGCGGGAATGAGTTGGTGGCTAATTTTAGCAGCAGTGATTGGCTTAGCTGGATTTATTCCGATCATGTGGCTATATCTAATGCACGATTATCAACGTACTCGCGTTCTCACATTATTGGACCCAGAAAAAGATCCTCTCGGTGCTGGCTATCATATTTTACAATCAAAGATTGCGATTGGTTCTGGTGGCCTTTGGGGAAAAGGCTGGATGCAGGGTACGCAATCCCAGCTTGAATTTTTACCTGAACCTCATACAGATTTTATTTTTGCTGTAATGAGTGAAGAACATGGAATGGTTGGTTTTCTTATTTTGATCTCCATTTATATGTTCATTATTATACGTGGTTTGATAATTGCCGTGAACGATCAAACTTCTTTTGGGCGAATTCTTGCTGGTGCAACGACGTTAATTTTCTTTGTTTATGTGTTTGTTAACATAGGCATGGTAAGTGGTATTTTGCCTGTAGTGGGGGTACCATTACCTTTATTCAGCTATGGTGGCACTTCTTACGTTGCTATTATGGCTGCTTTTGGCTTGGTGATGTCAGTTCATACACATCAAGTAAAATTTATTAAAGGGAACTAA
- the mrdA gene encoding penicillin-binding protein 2, which produces MNLKRFFNTPTHESFRDKKAERNLFARRTLVAFLGILLLTGVLFTNIYQLQIVNFDTYQTRSNGNRIKLLPLPPTRGLIYDRYGKLLAENLTFFGLYIVPEKTENLDRTLDELRYIVGLTDNDIENFKKERRRGTRYTPILLKPNLTEEQIARFAVSGYQYPSLDVRPYFKRYYLYGEIMTHILGYVGKINDKDVERLKKDEKFANYSGSNDMGKLGIERYYEDELHGTTGFEEVEINNRGKVIRKLREQPSVAGKSIYLTIDLELQRYITDLLAGQKGAIVVLDPKDSGVLAMVSTPSYDNNLFVDGISSEDYKRLLNDPARPLYSRATQGVYPPASTVKPFIAVAAQTENVISQNTTIFDPGYWVLPNTTKRFRDWKKSGHGYTDLNKAITESSDTYFYQVAHSMGIDRLSDWMKRFGFGMPTGIEIQEEAAANMPSREWKQKRYKRPWVLGDTISVGIGQGYWTATPLQVAKATAILVNNGKVNTPHLMKAIEGAELSPYKDPLIYPDISEPKQNYWDAAKRGMYNVVNSAAGSGRKAFAGANYRVAGKSGTAQVFSLKENEKYNAAELKKELHDHAWFTSYAPYENPRLVVTVILENAGGGSSNAAPLARKVMDYYLNQRLPQVEKYNATIQQKEDLPQESEQINGR; this is translated from the coding sequence ATGAATTTAAAACGATTCTTCAATACGCCAACTCATGAATCGTTCCGCGATAAAAAAGCGGAGCGTAACCTTTTTGCACGCCGAACTTTAGTGGCTTTTTTGGGGATTTTGCTATTAACAGGCGTGTTATTCACCAATATTTATCAGCTACAGATTGTTAATTTCGATACTTACCAAACGCGTTCTAATGGTAACCGAATTAAATTATTACCTTTACCTCCAACGCGAGGTTTAATCTATGATCGTTACGGTAAATTATTAGCCGAAAATCTTACTTTTTTTGGTTTATATATTGTGCCAGAAAAAACCGAAAATTTAGACCGCACTTTAGATGAATTACGCTACATTGTGGGATTGACGGATAACGATATTGAAAATTTTAAAAAGGAACGTCGTCGCGGAACGCGTTACACGCCTATTTTATTGAAACCTAATTTAACAGAAGAACAAATCGCACGTTTTGCAGTGAGTGGCTATCAATACCCGAGTTTAGATGTACGTCCTTATTTCAAACGCTATTACCTATATGGCGAGATTATGACTCATATTTTAGGTTATGTGGGAAAAATCAATGATAAAGACGTTGAACGTTTGAAAAAAGATGAAAAATTTGCCAATTATTCTGGTAGCAATGATATGGGCAAATTGGGGATTGAACGCTATTACGAAGATGAGCTACATGGCACCACAGGTTTTGAAGAAGTAGAAATCAACAACCGCGGTAAAGTTATTCGTAAGTTACGTGAACAACCTTCAGTTGCAGGAAAAAGTATTTATCTTACTATTGATTTAGAGTTGCAGCGTTACATCACAGATCTTTTGGCTGGGCAAAAAGGTGCGATTGTTGTATTGGATCCGAAAGATAGTGGTGTGCTGGCTATGGTGTCCACGCCAAGTTATGACAATAATTTGTTTGTTGATGGTATTTCGTCAGAAGATTATAAGCGCCTATTAAATGATCCCGCTCGTCCGCTTTATAGTCGTGCGACCCAAGGTGTGTATCCTCCTGCTTCTACGGTGAAACCTTTTATTGCGGTAGCCGCACAAACTGAAAATGTGATTAGCCAAAATACGACGATTTTTGACCCTGGCTATTGGGTATTGCCAAATACGACTAAGCGATTCAGAGATTGGAAAAAGAGCGGTCATGGTTATACAGATTTAAATAAAGCAATTACAGAATCATCCGATACTTATTTTTACCAAGTCGCTCATAGTATGGGAATTGATCGTCTTTCTGATTGGATGAAACGCTTTGGTTTCGGCATGCCAACAGGTATTGAAATTCAGGAAGAAGCGGCTGCCAATATGCCAAGTCGTGAATGGAAACAAAAACGCTATAAACGTCCTTGGGTATTGGGTGATACGATTTCAGTTGGTATTGGGCAAGGTTATTGGACTGCTACGCCGTTACAAGTAGCAAAAGCAACAGCAATATTAGTCAATAACGGTAAAGTAAATACACCACATTTAATGAAAGCTATTGAAGGTGCGGAATTATCACCTTATAAAGATCCATTGATTTATCCTGATATTAGTGAGCCAAAACAAAATTATTGGGATGCAGCAAAACGTGGAATGTATAATGTTGTTAATTCTGCAGCAGGCTCTGGACGAAAGGCATTTGCCGGTGCTAATTATAGAGTTGCGGGTAAGTCGGGTACGGCACAAGTTTTTAGTCTCAAAGAAAATGAAAAATACAATGCGGCTGAATTGAAAAAAGAATTGCACGATCACGCATGGTTTACCTCATATGCACCTTATGAAAACCCTAGATTGGTTGTGACAGTTATTTTAGAGAATGCGGGTGGTGGTTCAAGTAATGCCGCACCGTTAGCGCGTAAAGTGATGGATTACTATTTAAATCAGCGTTTACCACAAGTTGAAAAATATAATGCAACCATTCAGCAAAAAGAAGATTTACCACAAGAGAGCGAGCAGATAAATGGAAGATAA
- the rlmH gene encoding 23S rRNA (pseudouridine(1915)-N(3))-methyltransferase RlmH yields MKITLIAVGTKMPSWVTTGFEEYQRRFPKDMPFELIEIPAGKRGKNADIKRILEQEGKAMLAACGKGKVVTLDIPGKPWTTPQLAERLEAWKNDGRDVCLLIGGPEGLSSECKAAAEQSWSLSPLTLPHPLVRVVVAESLYRAWSLTTNHPYHRE; encoded by the coding sequence GTGAAAATCACGTTAATTGCTGTCGGAACAAAAATGCCTTCTTGGGTTACAACGGGTTTTGAGGAATATCAACGCCGTTTCCCAAAAGATATGCCTTTTGAACTGATTGAAATCCCGGCAGGCAAGCGTGGAAAAAATGCTGATATTAAACGTATTTTAGAACAAGAAGGCAAAGCGATGTTAGCTGCCTGTGGAAAAGGTAAAGTCGTGACGTTAGATATTCCAGGTAAACCTTGGACCACCCCGCAGTTAGCCGAGCGATTAGAAGCATGGAAAAACGATGGCCGTGATGTATGTTTGTTGATCGGTGGGCCAGAGGGGCTTTCATCTGAATGTAAAGCGGCCGCAGAGCAAAGCTGGTCGCTTTCACCATTGACATTACCTCACCCACTTGTTCGAGTTGTAGTGGCAGAAAGCTTGTATCGTGCGTGGTCGCTCACGACTAATCATCCTTATCACCGAGAATAG
- the rsfS gene encoding ribosome silencing factor: protein MALVEFLMKTLDGLKGTDIVHFDVRGKSSITDNMIICTGTSSRQVSAMADNLITECKKAGFETFGEEGKNTADWIVVDLGQAIVHIMQRDAREMYQLEKLWT from the coding sequence ATGGCATTAGTTGAATTTTTGATGAAAACCTTAGATGGGTTAAAGGGAACAGATATTGTACATTTTGATGTACGTGGAAAATCATCGATTACCGATAATATGATTATTTGCACGGGTACATCGAGCCGCCAAGTTTCTGCAATGGCAGATAATTTAATTACAGAATGTAAAAAAGCAGGTTTTGAAACTTTTGGTGAAGAAGGTAAAAATACTGCGGATTGGATTGTAGTGGATCTTGGTCAAGCAATCGTACATATCATGCAACGTGACGCGCGTGAAATGTATCAATTAGAGAAACTTTGGACGTAA